A part of Demetria terragena DSM 11295 genomic DNA contains:
- a CDS encoding glycosyltransferase: protein MDVLRVYHSAVVDEWRERERTLRRRGHTVTTVTACEWVEGGIRASARPGPGEDVRSVRTYFGQHPALFCVDPRPLWRLLGQSWDVLDIHEEPYALVTAEILLIRALRRSRVPYILYSAQNIDKRYPWPFRTLERCALRHAAAVQTCNSDAARIVRRKGYPGRVDVLPLGTDLEHYRPAAGDENDFWTVGFVGRLEPTKGLDILLHALADIPDVHLIVVGDGSSKGRLHALADELGLTDRITWRGSVPAAQVQEIYREFDALVVPSLDTPRWREQFGRVAVEAMASGVPVIASRAGALAEVIGDAGLLVPQRDSVALAQAVAHLRSPGVASTLVASGLARAQRFSWGAVVDQLESIYARTNPAITKGERELLIVVVAYGDPGHLRRCLTALGEASGRGRIRLSLIDNGSDPRVRALAEQANAAYHDPGRNLGYAAAVNIGLRQADGADVLLVNPDALVTAADVARLRDSLHAHPRAAACAPAQSDPAGRGVRVGWPWPTPLTSWMDALGIGRLRRARYVSGAVLLLRAEALEQVGDFDERFFLYAEEADWQRRATRMGWSIHLVPEVTVTHVGAASSADTTRRDTHFDAAQERYLRTHTGTVGWHAARAAILVGAAGRWAVSPARRPTMRRRMIAYWQGPIRREQALGVETR from the coding sequence ATGGATGTGCTGCGGGTCTACCACAGTGCTGTCGTCGACGAGTGGCGAGAGCGCGAGCGGACACTCCGTCGCCGCGGGCACACCGTGACGACGGTGACTGCGTGCGAATGGGTCGAGGGCGGTATCCGCGCCTCGGCCCGCCCTGGCCCCGGCGAGGACGTTCGCTCGGTCCGCACCTACTTCGGTCAGCATCCGGCCCTCTTTTGTGTCGACCCGCGCCCACTCTGGCGTCTGCTCGGGCAGTCGTGGGACGTGCTGGACATCCACGAGGAGCCATACGCCCTCGTCACCGCGGAAATCCTGCTCATCCGGGCACTGCGTCGCTCGCGGGTGCCGTACATCCTCTACTCCGCCCAGAACATCGATAAGCGCTACCCGTGGCCATTCCGCACCCTGGAACGCTGTGCCCTCAGGCACGCCGCAGCCGTCCAGACGTGCAACTCTGACGCCGCCCGCATCGTGCGCCGGAAGGGTTATCCCGGCCGTGTCGATGTGCTGCCTCTGGGCACCGACCTCGAGCACTACCGCCCTGCGGCAGGAGACGAAAACGATTTCTGGACCGTCGGATTCGTCGGACGACTCGAACCCACCAAGGGCCTCGACATCTTGCTGCATGCGCTTGCCGACATCCCAGATGTCCACCTCATCGTTGTCGGTGACGGATCGAGCAAAGGTCGCCTGCACGCTCTGGCAGACGAGCTGGGACTCACGGATCGAATCACGTGGCGAGGCTCGGTCCCCGCCGCGCAGGTCCAGGAGATCTATCGCGAGTTCGACGCTCTCGTCGTGCCATCGCTGGACACTCCTCGGTGGCGGGAGCAGTTCGGTCGCGTCGCGGTTGAGGCCATGGCCAGCGGAGTGCCAGTGATCGCTAGTCGCGCGGGCGCGCTCGCGGAGGTGATCGGCGACGCCGGACTGCTTGTCCCGCAACGGGATTCAGTGGCTCTTGCCCAGGCCGTCGCGCACCTTCGCTCCCCCGGGGTCGCGAGTACCCTCGTCGCTTCCGGTCTCGCCCGCGCGCAACGCTTCTCCTGGGGCGCCGTCGTCGACCAACTCGAATCGATCTATGCCCGGACCAACCCGGCGATTACTAAAGGCGAGCGCGAGTTGCTGATTGTGGTCGTGGCATACGGCGACCCCGGCCACCTCCGGCGCTGTCTGACCGCTTTGGGCGAGGCATCAGGTCGAGGCCGAATTCGGTTAAGCCTCATCGACAATGGTTCTGACCCGCGCGTGCGTGCCCTGGCCGAGCAGGCCAACGCCGCCTACCACGACCCGGGCCGGAACCTCGGCTATGCGGCCGCGGTCAACATCGGCCTGCGCCAGGCTGACGGTGCCGACGTCTTGCTGGTTAATCCCGACGCCCTCGTGACGGCCGCCGACGTCGCACGTCTGCGGGACAGTCTCCATGCACACCCTCGCGCGGCCGCCTGCGCACCTGCGCAGAGCGACCCGGCCGGGCGCGGCGTACGAGTCGGCTGGCCCTGGCCCACGCCCCTGACGAGTTGGATGGACGCCCTCGGGATCGGCCGCCTGCGCCGGGCCCGCTATGTCAGCGGAGCCGTTCTCCTGCTGCGTGCCGAAGCGTTGGAGCAGGTCGGTGACTTTGACGAGCGCTTCTTCCTCTACGCCGAAGAAGCAGACTGGCAACGCCGCGCCACCCGCATGGGATGGTCGATTCACCTGGTCCCAGAAGTCACCGTCACCCATGTCGGCGCGGCCAGCAGTGCCGACACCACCCGCCGAGACACGCACTTCGACGCGGCCCAGGAGCGCTATCTGCGCACCCATACCGGCACGGTCGGCTGGCATGCTGCCCGCGCCGCCATCCTGGTGGGCGCAGCCGGACGTTGGGCGGTCTCACCAGCGCGCCGCCCGACGATGCGGCGGCGGATGATCGCCTATTGGCAGGGCCCCATCCGCCGAGAACAAGCCCTAGGCGTCGAGACCCGATGA
- a CDS encoding nucleotidyltransferase family protein: MTDPGLGVVPLAVVCEMAHGVAQDLADQAGVELLHIKGATLDPELHWQYRAFSDADVLVRPRHVDIFLTTLREHGWQVETSFANGSPFEHATTLIHPVWGYLDVHRWWPGFGLPPQEAFDLMWRQRTTRGLAAVPCAVPDVVDQALIQCLHVARSGWPDPATHPAVLACWTARGGELRELIEDRVERLQAHVAYAVLTDDLAAFRGDPDQPLWVAISERKGRVAEWAARARRERTLRGALKVAGRALRVNVEHLDTVRGRPSTRGEVAREFARRLVGGVRELRPGRRS; encoded by the coding sequence ATGACCGATCCCGGACTCGGTGTCGTTCCTTTGGCCGTCGTCTGCGAGATGGCTCATGGCGTCGCCCAGGACCTCGCCGACCAGGCGGGGGTAGAGCTCCTGCACATCAAAGGTGCCACCCTCGACCCGGAACTGCACTGGCAGTACCGGGCGTTTAGCGATGCGGACGTTCTGGTCCGCCCACGCCATGTCGACATCTTCCTGACCACGCTGCGCGAGCACGGCTGGCAGGTAGAGACGTCGTTTGCCAACGGTTCCCCGTTTGAACACGCCACGACGCTGATTCATCCAGTGTGGGGTTATCTGGATGTGCACCGATGGTGGCCAGGGTTCGGGCTCCCGCCGCAGGAAGCCTTTGATCTGATGTGGCGCCAGCGGACGACCCGCGGCCTGGCTGCCGTGCCCTGTGCGGTGCCAGACGTGGTCGACCAGGCGCTCATCCAGTGCTTGCATGTGGCGCGCTCCGGCTGGCCCGATCCGGCAACTCACCCGGCCGTACTCGCCTGCTGGACGGCCCGGGGCGGCGAACTGCGTGAGTTGATCGAGGACCGGGTTGAGCGCCTGCAAGCCCATGTTGCCTATGCCGTCCTGACCGACGACCTGGCCGCCTTCCGCGGCGACCCTGATCAACCGCTGTGGGTGGCGATCTCCGAACGCAAAGGTCGGGTTGCCGAGTGGGCAGCCAGAGCTCGGCGCGAACGCACTCTTCGCGGCGCGCTGAAAGTCGCTGGACGGGCGCTACGGGTCAATGTCGAACACCTGGACACCGTCCGCGGTCGGCCATCGACACGTGGCGAGGTCGCCCGGGAGTTTGCCCGTCGCCTCGTGGGCGGTGTCCGCGAACTACGGCCCGGGCGGCGGTCATGA
- a CDS encoding O-antigen ligase family protein, which produces MIVRQFLTRLALAITAALALLGLAALGYLLPSHQTPVLVLVALAAIWAIGLTDPALIALATISLIFVPARLGAAGVDLTVSDLALVVGLIPLLVSAPRPFSAPMRTMLWLSVGYQVAIAFTVILHPTRSGIVEWFHEWALVSGALLIGWTIGRADRARAGAVVLSVTGLALALLVIAQGLRQLIAGNLAPVYLSWPVEFHKNFAGSLLCAVALVGYAHPHWSGLSRRFGLFVFWVCTTGIAFTQSRQALIGLAVGVTILVLRADHTVLRRRSQLIFLAVIPVLAAVSVLVRDQLRSGNEFNSANQRLDWFADSFDVWQTDYLFGAGLRWWYEGIFEVEFQPPNAELEVLTSAGLVGLVGFVVMCLGGVRVLAAVPPTVGSLGLAVIVARLVQGQLDIFWVAGQSSLPYAIAGICLGVAAREAEQTRRERELVA; this is translated from the coding sequence ATGATCGTTCGCCAGTTCCTCACCCGCCTCGCGCTGGCGATCACGGCGGCGCTTGCGCTCCTCGGCCTCGCGGCCTTGGGCTACCTGCTCCCCAGTCACCAGACACCTGTTCTGGTTCTCGTCGCGCTGGCGGCGATCTGGGCGATCGGTCTGACCGACCCAGCCTTGATTGCCCTGGCCACGATCTCGCTGATTTTCGTCCCGGCCCGGCTCGGCGCGGCCGGGGTTGACCTCACGGTCTCCGATCTGGCCCTAGTCGTCGGCTTGATCCCCTTACTCGTGTCTGCGCCGCGCCCGTTCTCGGCGCCGATGCGCACCATGCTCTGGCTGTCAGTGGGCTACCAGGTGGCCATTGCCTTCACCGTGATCTTGCACCCGACCCGCTCGGGGATCGTGGAGTGGTTTCACGAATGGGCTTTGGTGTCAGGGGCGTTGCTCATCGGGTGGACCATCGGCCGCGCAGACCGCGCTCGCGCGGGAGCAGTCGTGCTGTCAGTCACGGGCCTAGCCCTGGCCCTGCTGGTCATTGCGCAGGGCCTGCGCCAACTGATCGCCGGCAATCTCGCGCCGGTCTATCTGTCCTGGCCGGTGGAATTCCATAAGAACTTCGCCGGATCGCTGCTGTGCGCCGTCGCCCTCGTGGGTTATGCCCACCCCCACTGGAGCGGCCTGTCTCGCAGGTTTGGACTCTTCGTCTTCTGGGTCTGCACCACCGGGATCGCCTTCACTCAGTCCCGGCAGGCGCTGATCGGCCTCGCTGTCGGGGTCACCATCTTGGTTCTGCGCGCTGACCACACCGTCCTACGGCGCCGCTCCCAATTGATCTTCCTTGCGGTCATTCCCGTCTTGGCGGCGGTGAGTGTCCTGGTGCGCGACCAACTCCGCTCCGGCAACGAGTTCAACTCGGCCAACCAGCGATTGGACTGGTTCGCCGACTCCTTTGATGTCTGGCAGACCGACTATCTGTTCGGCGCCGGTCTGCGTTGGTGGTACGAAGGCATCTTTGAGGTGGAGTTCCAACCGCCCAACGCCGAACTCGAGGTGCTGACCTCGGCTGGGCTCGTCGGCCTGGTGGGTTTTGTGGTGATGTGCCTGGGCGGGGTGCGCGTGCTTGCTGCCGTGCCGCCAACGGTCGGATCGCTTGGCTTGGCGGTGATCGTGGCCCGACTTGTCCAGGGCCAGCTCGACATCTTCTGGGTGGCTGGCCAGTCCTCGCTGCCGTACGCCATCGCCGGGATCTGTCTCGGTGTCGCCGCACGCGAGGCTGAGCAGACTCGGCGCGAGCGCGAGTTGGTCGCCTAA
- a CDS encoding glycosyltransferase family 4 protein translates to MPQHRVALVSSSYHPRIGGVEQHVRQAAAALQDLGHHVEVWTVAMPGDLAECEVDGVRVRYLPCPLPRQSFSGVADFVHLLPGALRAWRQAWKDLRPGIVHVHCFGPSGPWALAAAAVGKRPVVLTSHGETFADREVFDGSWLLRTALQEGVRRARAVTGCSAAVLADLRSSYGLDGGAVVQGGVAPCTDARSSQVPGLPRGTRYVVGVGRLVPVKGFDVLADAAKYLPDDCWVVLAGDGPDRARLAGHDRVLTLGVVPPDEVAGLMAGAVAVAVPSRREAFGLVVLEAWAAESPVVASAVDGLSDLIDDDVDGLLVPGGDPQALAAALRTLLETRSLGERLVSVGRSRVREFTWEATAAAYARIYQRVTSDSTRDVPARSGRGKTPTIC, encoded by the coding sequence ATGCCACAGCACCGCGTCGCGCTCGTGTCGTCGTCCTATCACCCTCGCATCGGCGGCGTCGAGCAGCATGTCCGACAGGCCGCTGCAGCACTGCAGGATCTTGGCCATCACGTTGAAGTGTGGACTGTGGCGATGCCGGGGGACCTGGCTGAGTGCGAGGTGGACGGCGTACGCGTGCGCTATCTGCCGTGTCCCTTGCCACGGCAGAGTTTCAGCGGAGTAGCCGATTTTGTGCACCTGCTGCCCGGGGCGCTGCGCGCCTGGCGTCAGGCATGGAAGGACCTGCGGCCGGGCATCGTGCACGTGCATTGCTTTGGTCCCAGTGGACCGTGGGCGCTCGCGGCGGCCGCCGTCGGCAAGCGGCCAGTGGTGCTGACCTCGCACGGCGAGACATTCGCCGACCGCGAGGTCTTCGACGGGTCTTGGCTGTTGCGGACCGCGCTTCAGGAGGGTGTGCGGCGCGCCCGTGCGGTGACGGGGTGCTCGGCTGCGGTGCTCGCTGACCTGCGCTCGTCGTACGGCTTGGACGGCGGCGCGGTCGTGCAGGGCGGGGTCGCGCCCTGCACCGACGCGCGGAGTTCGCAGGTCCCCGGGCTTCCGCGCGGCACCCGCTACGTGGTGGGGGTTGGACGGCTGGTGCCGGTCAAGGGCTTCGATGTGCTTGCGGACGCTGCCAAATACCTCCCTGACGATTGTTGGGTGGTCCTGGCGGGGGACGGGCCCGACCGAGCACGCCTCGCGGGGCATGACCGTGTCCTCACTCTGGGGGTGGTTCCCCCAGACGAGGTCGCCGGGTTGATGGCTGGAGCCGTCGCCGTTGCGGTGCCCAGCCGGCGCGAGGCATTTGGATTGGTCGTCCTGGAGGCTTGGGCTGCGGAGTCGCCGGTGGTCGCAAGCGCCGTCGACGGACTCAGTGACTTGATTGACGACGACGTTGATGGGCTGCTCGTGCCCGGTGGTGACCCACAAGCGCTCGCGGCGGCGTTGCGCACGCTCTTGGAAACCCGGAGTCTGGGCGAGCGACTCGTCTCGGTCGGTCGGTCACGAGTTCGCGAATTCACTTGGGAGGCAACAGCGGCGGCCTACGCTCGGATCTATCAGCGGGTGACCAGCGACAGTACGCGGGATGTTCCTGCCCGGAGCGGTCGCGGCAAGACGCCGACAATTTGTTGA
- a CDS encoding polysaccharide biosynthesis tyrosine autokinase, whose product MTLREFFTRIWASRRLVLVVLLLVVGAAAVATATAPRTYTATARAYLAAQGGESAGALSRQDLQTYTEVLSSPTVLQPLRERLGLPSGTPIQVSATLADTASILEIQAQASDPKQAAALANETPEVLAEVAPQFTSLLAGGATVRSSMIEPASVPDRPSSPAVVRTMTLAVLAGLVLGVCAALLRSALDTRARTVEHLEEQFDAPVLAEVPKTQPQPDLTREPYGPHAEAIRRLRTNVRFIDVTRESGSLVITSPHAGDGKTTVAISLAQAMARDGRRVLLVDGDLRKSDVGRLLDLDDSVGVTSVLVGETMLDDVVQQWEGTSLYVLPAGPQPPNAAELLGSSAMRQLFTAATSAFDFVILDSPPLVPVVDALLIERLAGNLLLVVAADKTSRRDMQSARRSLETVNAHLSGTVLNYAQAPAGYGYGYGSQPKKKRSRKTRKATH is encoded by the coding sequence ATGACGCTGCGCGAGTTCTTCACGCGGATCTGGGCTTCCCGTCGACTGGTGCTCGTGGTCCTGCTGCTGGTCGTCGGTGCCGCAGCGGTGGCCACCGCCACCGCGCCTCGGACCTATACCGCGACCGCTCGGGCCTATCTGGCTGCGCAGGGCGGCGAGAGCGCCGGTGCCCTCAGCCGACAGGACCTACAGACCTATACCGAGGTGCTGTCCTCTCCAACAGTCCTGCAGCCGCTGCGGGAGCGCCTCGGTCTGCCATCGGGAACGCCGATCCAGGTGAGTGCGACGCTGGCGGACACCGCGAGCATCCTGGAGATCCAGGCTCAGGCCTCAGATCCGAAACAGGCAGCCGCCTTGGCGAACGAGACTCCCGAAGTGCTGGCCGAAGTAGCGCCGCAGTTCACCTCCCTGTTGGCCGGTGGCGCGACGGTGCGCAGTTCGATGATCGAGCCGGCAAGCGTTCCAGACCGGCCCAGCTCGCCCGCTGTCGTGCGCACGATGACGCTGGCCGTTCTCGCCGGTCTAGTGCTCGGAGTCTGTGCGGCGTTGCTGCGCTCGGCCCTGGACACGCGAGCCCGCACGGTGGAACACCTGGAGGAACAGTTCGACGCGCCGGTGCTGGCCGAAGTGCCCAAGACACAGCCGCAACCCGATCTGACTCGCGAGCCGTACGGTCCGCATGCGGAGGCCATTCGCCGACTGCGAACCAACGTGAGATTCATTGACGTGACACGCGAGAGCGGGTCGTTGGTGATCACATCACCGCACGCCGGAGACGGTAAGACCACGGTGGCGATCAGCCTCGCGCAAGCCATGGCACGGGACGGTCGGCGAGTGCTTCTGGTGGATGGCGATCTGCGCAAGTCCGATGTTGGTCGCTTGCTCGACCTGGACGACAGCGTCGGCGTCACGTCGGTGCTGGTGGGGGAAACCATGTTGGACGATGTCGTCCAGCAGTGGGAAGGCACCTCGCTGTATGTCCTGCCCGCCGGGCCGCAACCGCCCAACGCCGCCGAGTTGCTGGGATCCTCGGCGATGCGTCAGTTGTTCACGGCCGCGACCAGCGCTTTCGACTTTGTCATCCTGGACAGTCCGCCCTTGGTGCCTGTGGTCGACGCCCTACTGATCGAGCGGCTCGCGGGCAATCTGCTGCTGGTAGTGGCCGCTGACAAAACCTCGCGCCGTGACATGCAGTCGGCACGGCGGTCGCTGGAAACGGTCAACGCGCACCTTTCGGGGACGGTGCTCAACTACGCGCAGGCCCCAGCGGGCTATGGGTATGGCTACGGCTCACAGCCGAAGAAAAAACGGTCGCGCAAGACACGCAAGGCAACCCACTAA
- a CDS encoding glycosyltransferase family 4 protein, whose product MGPAVTDLAIAQCASAQPMGAQVYQRQILDRAPDRLARLGWSIDIVTARSMRSPLPGTHRVPLGWLNRAGVSARRAAGRLLYGNRDLVHRFSLELPPGRVDVVTLHDVIGWRFPDEETPAAAAAAELRRAAAVICVSEFSASEARELFGLERVHVVPNGVDSAFIDAVPANAEALTRRGIRGPYVLVGSGVTARKNLPVLAQAWRVIHHRWPDVQLVMTGPAHPRRDALFADLPDVVRTGWLPAEEIPPLVAAAQAVVLPSTYEGFGLPALEAIAAGTALVAADIPAVREAVGSEAILVSPDLDGLVSGLDLALDGGASIQAGIERGRARAREMTWDLSMAGHLRVWQSVLEQNPVLRP is encoded by the coding sequence ATGGGACCCGCAGTGACTGACCTCGCGATCGCCCAGTGCGCGTCCGCACAGCCTATGGGTGCCCAGGTCTACCAGCGACAGATTCTCGACCGAGCGCCGGATCGTCTTGCCCGACTCGGGTGGTCCATCGATATCGTCACGGCCCGCTCGATGCGCTCGCCACTACCTGGCACCCATCGAGTGCCACTTGGGTGGCTGAATCGTGCGGGTGTTTCCGCGCGACGGGCAGCCGGAAGGTTGCTGTACGGCAACCGCGACCTCGTCCACCGCTTCAGTCTTGAACTCCCTCCCGGGCGGGTCGATGTGGTCACTCTGCACGACGTCATCGGATGGCGATTTCCCGACGAGGAGACGCCAGCCGCGGCCGCGGCCGCAGAACTACGACGTGCCGCGGCAGTCATTTGCGTGTCGGAGTTCAGCGCGTCAGAGGCCAGGGAACTTTTCGGACTCGAACGTGTGCATGTCGTTCCCAATGGCGTGGACTCCGCATTCATTGACGCTGTCCCGGCGAACGCTGAGGCACTGACGCGGCGAGGCATTCGGGGGCCTTACGTCCTTGTCGGTTCCGGAGTCACGGCCCGAAAGAACCTCCCAGTCCTGGCCCAGGCGTGGCGGGTGATTCACCACCGCTGGCCGGATGTGCAACTCGTCATGACCGGTCCCGCCCACCCGCGACGGGATGCACTCTTTGCTGATTTGCCTGACGTGGTGCGTACTGGTTGGCTGCCCGCTGAAGAGATCCCGCCTCTCGTCGCGGCCGCTCAGGCGGTCGTCCTTCCCTCCACCTACGAAGGATTCGGGCTCCCCGCACTCGAGGCGATCGCGGCAGGTACGGCACTCGTGGCCGCTGACATTCCCGCGGTCCGCGAGGCGGTCGGCTCGGAGGCCATTCTCGTCTCCCCTGACCTCGATGGGTTGGTCTCTGGGCTCGACCTCGCGCTTGACGGCGGCGCCTCTATCCAGGCTGGGATAGAGCGCGGTCGCGCTCGCGCGCGGGAGATGACCTGGGACCTCTCGATGGCTGGCCATCTGCGCGTCTGGCAGTCCGTTCTCGAGCAGAATCCGGTCCTGCGGCCATGA
- a CDS encoding glycosyltransferase family 4 protein, translated as MHVVHLVVSDRLAGVEHYIARLARAQAAAGEHVTILGGQVVDMRTAAGPQVQVHPVATLTAGIRALRALHTRPDIINTHMTSADLAAARSLTGARLVSTRHFPAVRGSGTTRRALLRPLSRLLAAQISVSRFVADAIDEPSVVVPSGVPTRATVDRRGLRRIAVLGRLEHEKNTRLALDAFAASGLAARGWSLEVIGSGSRWGSLHRRTEILGITDAVRFHGHLTDPSAVLDSTSALLAPCSVEALGLAALEAMAAGLPVVAARAGGHLETVGAACPDLLFEPDDVTAASALLRRIAESPTWATASGRQLRDLQRRDFTLERQVAATAGAYEQALR; from the coding sequence ATGCACGTTGTTCACTTGGTCGTGTCCGACCGGCTCGCGGGCGTAGAGCACTACATTGCTCGCCTCGCCCGCGCTCAGGCGGCGGCGGGCGAGCACGTCACGATTCTTGGTGGGCAGGTCGTCGACATGCGCACCGCTGCCGGACCGCAGGTCCAGGTTCATCCGGTCGCCACGCTGACAGCAGGCATCCGTGCGCTGCGGGCGCTGCATACTCGACCCGACATCATCAACACCCACATGACTTCAGCAGACCTCGCAGCAGCTCGCTCACTGACCGGCGCGCGGCTCGTGTCGACCCGGCACTTTCCCGCCGTGCGCGGCTCGGGCACGACACGCAGGGCGCTCCTGCGACCGTTGTCTCGGCTACTCGCGGCCCAGATCTCGGTGAGTCGGTTTGTTGCCGACGCGATCGACGAGCCCAGCGTCGTGGTGCCATCGGGTGTCCCGACTCGTGCGACCGTGGACCGCCGCGGCCTGCGGCGAATCGCTGTGCTGGGACGACTCGAGCACGAGAAGAACACTCGACTCGCGCTCGACGCCTTCGCTGCATCCGGGCTGGCCGCTCGCGGTTGGTCGCTTGAGGTCATCGGTTCGGGGTCGCGCTGGGGGTCGCTACACCGCCGCACGGAAATCTTGGGTATCACCGACGCCGTACGCTTCCACGGCCACCTCACCGACCCCAGCGCCGTTCTCGATTCGACCTCGGCCCTGCTCGCGCCGTGTTCGGTCGAAGCCCTCGGCCTTGCGGCACTGGAGGCCATGGCGGCCGGGCTGCCGGTCGTGGCCGCGCGCGCGGGTGGGCACCTGGAGACGGTGGGTGCTGCGTGCCCAGATCTCTTGTTCGAACCCGACGACGTGACTGCTGCCAGCGCCTTACTTCGTCGAATCGCCGAATCCCCCACATGGGCTACGGCTTCCGGAAGGCAACTGCGCGACCTTCAACGACGAGATTTCACCCTCGAACGACAGGTCGCAGCGACGGCGGGGGCCTACGAACAGGCGTTGCGATGA
- a CDS encoding oligosaccharide flippase family protein: MPADDPGTDRPTRAQIQRNAVRGATWTMAATAITIPLAFVANVVLARVLGVEGYGRLAFLTAALEIVVAVTDIGTTAAVIQFGSRAHALGQTGEVQRILARAQGFRLLIVAPVLSLFIVLLVDLATPVLIAGVLLGVWLPAALAGINDCLTVENRTATAAKIQLAIAVVIQTAVVVAALLSQQADSTWLVRLALTAVSPLVAIPLVTKAYRSAVLRPRSPRGLPSGFWKFAIPSGTAGLIGGLVVSRSEVLLLEWLDTPNAVGLFALAFGIAAHVFGPANALTNPLLPAVSSLRAVDADAIQRAFLRVTRVSVAMVSAILLLGVPALAVLVDTIYGAEYRTAAALLVVLAAGIAVSTLSGPVTAFNLSRLASMRVLFASLIALIANAVLAVALIPMWSIWGAAIASVLAAVTRVGILVRDELIALELGWAGIRSAITALATSAIGAGLVWWTSRYIPWTPAAVATAVGLGAVLWWATLRCAGATIEPGDRQQIVGVLPRPLRAGTSRVLSLVTR, translated from the coding sequence GTGCCCGCCGACGACCCCGGAACCGACCGCCCGACGCGGGCGCAAATCCAGCGCAATGCTGTGCGCGGTGCGACGTGGACCATGGCCGCCACGGCTATCACCATCCCCCTTGCGTTCGTCGCCAATGTCGTTCTCGCTCGAGTCCTCGGGGTCGAGGGGTACGGTCGGCTCGCCTTTCTGACCGCCGCACTGGAAATCGTCGTCGCGGTCACCGACATCGGCACGACGGCTGCGGTGATTCAGTTCGGCTCCCGGGCACATGCCCTCGGACAGACGGGAGAAGTTCAACGAATCCTGGCTCGGGCTCAGGGATTTCGCCTCCTCATCGTCGCCCCGGTGCTTTCGCTCTTCATCGTGCTGCTCGTCGACTTGGCGACGCCCGTGTTGATCGCGGGAGTCCTACTCGGAGTGTGGCTTCCTGCCGCATTGGCCGGAATCAATGACTGTCTCACGGTGGAGAATCGAACAGCCACGGCCGCCAAGATCCAACTCGCGATCGCTGTGGTGATTCAGACCGCTGTCGTCGTCGCTGCCCTGCTGAGCCAACAAGCCGACAGCACCTGGCTGGTACGACTCGCACTCACCGCGGTGAGCCCTTTGGTCGCCATCCCGCTGGTCACCAAGGCCTATCGATCGGCCGTGCTGCGCCCGCGGTCGCCTCGCGGACTCCCCTCGGGTTTCTGGAAATTCGCGATTCCAAGCGGCACCGCAGGCTTGATCGGCGGCCTCGTGGTCTCCCGAAGCGAGGTGCTGTTGTTGGAGTGGCTGGACACGCCAAATGCGGTCGGCCTGTTCGCGCTGGCCTTCGGTATAGCCGCTCATGTCTTTGGGCCAGCAAACGCACTGACCAATCCGCTCCTTCCTGCCGTGTCGAGTTTGCGTGCGGTAGACGCCGACGCGATACAGCGAGCGTTCCTGCGCGTCACCCGAGTCTCGGTCGCCATGGTGAGCGCCATCCTGCTGCTCGGCGTGCCAGCACTCGCAGTGCTCGTCGACACCATTTACGGCGCCGAATACCGCACCGCTGCAGCCCTTCTGGTGGTCCTAGCAGCCGGTATCGCGGTCTCGACACTCAGCGGGCCGGTCACGGCGTTCAACCTCTCCCGGCTTGCGAGTATGCGTGTCCTGTTCGCCAGCCTGATTGCGCTCATCGCCAACGCAGTGCTGGCAGTCGCGCTCATTCCGATGTGGAGTATCTGGGGTGCTGCGATCGCGAGCGTGCTGGCGGCGGTGACTCGCGTGGGCATCCTTGTGCGCGACGAACTCATCGCCCTCGAACTGGGGTGGGCCGGGATCCGTTCAGCAATCACCGCTTTGGCCACCAGCGCCATCGGTGCCGGTCTGGTGTGGTGGACGTCGAGATACATCCCGTGGACTCCGGCCGCGGTCGCGACGGCAGTCGGGCTCGGCGCCGTGCTGTGGTGGGCCACCCTGCGCTGTGCAGGCGCCACCATCGAACCCGGCGACCGTCAACAAATTGTCGGCGTCTTGCCGCGACCGCTCCGGGCAGGAACATCCCGCGTACTGTCGCTGGTCACCCGCTGA